The nucleotide window CCAGCGGGTGCCTTCCACAACGAAAATTACCAGCTCTACGTCGCCAATCGAGCTACTCGCCGCCTTGTTCATCAGGCGGTTAATGGCACGTTTCTCTTCCATATGCAGGCCAGGAGTATCGACATAAATCGCCTGATACGCGCCTTCAGTATGAATACCGACGATGCGGTGGCGCGTGGTCTGCGCCTTACGAGAGGTGATAGAAATCTTCTGCCCGAGCAGATTATTCAACAGGGTGGATTTACCGACGTTCGGACGTCCGACGATGGCAATAAATCCGCAATAGGTTTTTTCTTCGCTCATTCCAGCTCCAGCATTTTTAACGCCTGTTCGGCGGCAGCTTGTTCCGCCTTACGACGGCTAGAACCTGTGCCAACCACCGGTTCACTCAGGCCACTGACCTGGCAATGGATGGTAAATTCCTGATCGTGCGCTTCACCACGCACCTGCACCACCAGATAAGATGGCAGCGGGAGGTGACGACCCTGCAAATATTCCTGCAAACGCGTTTTCGGATCTTTTTGTTTATCGCCCGGACTGATTTCGTCCAGACGGGTCTGATACCAGTTCAGGATCAGCTTTTCTACGGTCTGGATATCGCTGTCCAGGAACACGCCACCGATTAATGCTTCGACCGTATCGGCAAGAATAGATTCACGACGGAAGCCGCCGCTTTTCAGTTCACCCGGCCCAAGACGCAGACATTCACCCAGTTCAAATTCGCGTGCGATTTCCGCAAGGGTGTTACCCCGTACCAGCGTGGCGCGCATGCGGCTCATATCACCTTCGTCCACACGCGGGAAACGATGATAAAGCGCATTGGCAATCACGAAACTTAAAATAGAGTCGCCTAAAAACTCGAGACGCTCATTATGTTTGCTGCTGGCACTTCGATGGGTTAATGCCTGTTGCAACAACTCCTGATGATGAAAAGTGTAGCCCAGCTTACGTTGAAGCCGATTAATTACGATGGGGTTCATGCGATACCAATAAATGAATGCGTCAAAAATGCAGCACACGAAACCGACCTGAGAAAACCAACGCGGTTTCGTGTGCCGTGGCACCCTTACAGGGCCAACCTTA belongs to Enterobacter cloacae and includes:
- the rnc gene encoding ribonuclease 3, whose protein sequence is MNPIVINRLQRKLGYTFHHQELLQQALTHRSASSKHNERLEFLGDSILSFVIANALYHRFPRVDEGDMSRMRATLVRGNTLAEIAREFELGECLRLGPGELKSGGFRRESILADTVEALIGGVFLDSDIQTVEKLILNWYQTRLDEISPGDKQKDPKTRLQEYLQGRHLPLPSYLVVQVRGEAHDQEFTIHCQVSGLSEPVVGTGSSRRKAEQAAAEQALKMLELE